The following coding sequences are from one Thermoproteota archaeon window:
- a CDS encoding acyl CoA:acetate/3-ketoacid CoA transferase, with translation MPLPYNKFVSVEEALSHVPDGSVVAISGFNMATTPEYLIMKLWERYRDTGHPKDLFIISDTLPATPNRALDFVAKRVYEEEGQEFIRGMLLPFTGWAPYVQKLAMENRVELYSWSIGMAAYWFREVASGRPGLLTSIGRGTFLDPRQDGGAMNDLARERRTCRVSLIEIDGEEYLFYEAPKPNVSMIRGTTADEMGNITMEKEGIFGTVLAIAQAAKAQPNPGIVIAQVEREARFGSLNPKDVHVPGPLVDFLVVAPPQYHWQSGTIMYDPRISGTIIPPITPNLLPKMELNERKVVARRIALEMVKLVNEKGGPILVNLGIGIPAMVTNVAAEEGISDYIVTTIESGPWGGLALMGEDFGVSIGPFAIIPMPDMFTNYEGGIIDAASLGFMQIDKEGNVNPSMLPNRMPGPGGFPVIAAGSPRVFFGGGFTAGKKKLKVGEGKLLIEMDGNVIKFVDNVYKIVFNGKVALEEGKEVLYITERAVFRLTDEGLVLEEVAPGVDLDRDLLSKMEFKPVIADDLREMDPRIFREGKMGLKDEIKRG, from the coding sequence ATGCCGTTGCCCTACAACAAGTTTGTCAGCGTTGAGGAGGCCCTCTCCCACGTCCCGGATGGATCGGTGGTGGCTATATCCGGTTTCAACATGGCCACAACTCCGGAATACCTGATAATGAAGTTGTGGGAGAGATACAGGGACACGGGCCATCCCAAGGACCTCTTCATAATATCTGACACGCTCCCGGCCACCCCCAACAGGGCCCTCGACTTCGTGGCCAAGAGGGTTTACGAGGAGGAGGGTCAGGAGTTCATCAGGGGGATGCTTCTCCCGTTCACCGGATGGGCACCGTATGTTCAGAAGTTGGCCATGGAGAACAGGGTAGAGCTCTATTCATGGTCCATAGGGATGGCCGCCTACTGGTTCAGGGAGGTGGCCTCGGGTAGGCCAGGTCTCCTGACTTCCATAGGCAGAGGGACCTTCCTCGATCCTAGGCAGGACGGTGGTGCGATGAATGATCTAGCCCGGGAGAGAAGGACCTGCCGCGTTTCCCTCATAGAGATAGATGGTGAGGAGTACCTGTTCTACGAAGCTCCAAAGCCTAACGTTTCCATGATCAGGGGAACTACGGCTGATGAGATGGGAAACATAACAATGGAGAAGGAGGGCATATTTGGGACCGTGCTGGCCATCGCTCAAGCTGCGAAGGCCCAGCCGAATCCGGGGATAGTGATCGCTCAGGTGGAGAGGGAGGCGAGGTTCGGCTCCCTGAACCCGAAGGATGTCCACGTACCGGGACCCCTAGTTGACTTCTTGGTCGTGGCTCCTCCCCAGTACCACTGGCAGAGCGGGACCATCATGTACGACCCCCGAATAAGCGGGACCATCATTCCACCGATAACCCCCAATCTGCTTCCAAAGATGGAGCTGAACGAGAGAAAGGTCGTCGCGAGGAGGATAGCTTTGGAGATGGTGAAGCTCGTGAACGAGAAGGGTGGTCCGATCCTCGTGAACCTAGGTATAGGGATCCCGGCCATGGTCACCAACGTCGCTGCCGAGGAGGGGATCTCAGATTACATCGTGACTACTATAGAGTCCGGACCGTGGGGCGGGCTGGCCCTGATGGGGGAGGACTTCGGTGTCTCCATAGGTCCCTTCGCCATAATACCGATGCCGGACATGTTCACCAACTACGAGGGCGGGATAATAGACGCCGCCTCTCTGGGATTCATGCAGATAGACAAGGAGGGAAACGTCAACCCGTCCATGCTCCCAAACAGAATGCCCGGCCCGGGTGGTTTTCCAGTTATAGCTGCCGGATCCCCGAGGGTTTTCTTCGGTGGAGGATTCACGGCCGGCAAGAAGAAGCTGAAGGTCGGGGAAGGGAAGCTTCTCATAGAGATGGACGGGAATGTGATCAAATTCGTTGATAACGTTTACAAGATAGTCTTCAACGGGAAGGTCGCTCTGGAGGAGGGCAAGGAGGTACTCTACATAACGGAGAGAGCGGTGTTCAGGCTGACTGACGAAGGGCTGGTGCTAGAGGAGGTGGCTCCAGGCGTTGACTTGGATAGGGATCTGCTATCCAAGATGGAGTTCAAACCGGTAATAGCAGACGATCTCAGGGAGATGGATCCGAGGATATTCAGGGAGGGTAAGATGGGGCTGAAAGACGAGATAAAAAGGGGGTGA
- a CDS encoding ornithine cyclodeaminase family protein yields the protein MLLLRPDDVREAIESDIMGFLNTLKRALVEKSSGKGWYPSRPSTNLPRGWIGFMPAYSEELGAVAVKIVGFFPENPSKGLPTVPASVLLIDAETGTPLSLMDGTVITEYRTGGASALSAEVMAREDSETLLIIGAGTQGRSHSRLIPEVRPIKRVFVRDVDRARAESLADWLRRRGLDAKVVTENRHADIIATVTTSKKPVLLGRDLARGTHVCAVGAYTPDARELDDTAITSFDRIVVDTADALQAGDLKIPLERGLIPRSRVVGELGEVLLGLKIGRASSNEITLYKSVGTSALDVAAAFFVYKRAEELGLGREVDLSP from the coding sequence ATGCTCCTCCTGCGACCTGATGATGTGAGGGAAGCTATAGAGAGCGACATCATGGGTTTTCTGAACACTCTCAAGAGAGCTCTCGTTGAGAAATCCTCGGGCAAGGGATGGTATCCCTCTAGGCCGTCCACCAATCTTCCTAGGGGATGGATAGGCTTTATGCCAGCGTACTCCGAGGAGTTGGGCGCGGTGGCGGTGAAGATAGTCGGCTTCTTCCCCGAGAATCCGAGCAAAGGGTTGCCCACAGTGCCAGCTTCCGTCCTGCTGATAGATGCGGAGACGGGAACCCCTCTCTCCCTGATGGATGGGACCGTGATCACGGAGTACAGGACCGGAGGCGCCAGCGCCCTCTCCGCTGAGGTGATGGCGAGGGAGGATTCAGAGACGCTCCTGATCATCGGAGCTGGGACCCAAGGCAGGTCCCACTCACGCCTCATACCGGAGGTGAGGCCCATCAAAAGAGTATTCGTGAGGGATGTCGACAGGGCGAGAGCCGAGTCCCTAGCGGACTGGTTGAGGAGGAGAGGGCTGGACGCGAAAGTTGTCACTGAGAACAGGCATGCGGACATAATAGCCACGGTCACCACGTCGAAGAAGCCGGTATTGCTCGGTAGGGACTTGGCTAGGGGCACCCATGTCTGCGCGGTCGGCGCGTACACGCCTGACGCTAGGGAGCTTGACGATACGGCGATAACCTCCTTCGATAGGATCGTCGTCGATACGGCCGACGCCCTCCAGGCTGGTGACCTCAAGATACCCTTGGAGAGAGGACTGATCCCGAGGAGCAGGGTGGTCGGGGAACTGGGTGAGGTGCTGTTAGGCTTGAAGATCGGGAGAGCATCATCTAATGAGATAACCTTGTACAAATCGGTAGGGACCTCAGCACTGGATGTGGCGGCCGCGTTCTTCGTGTACAAGAGGGCTGAGGAGTTGGGGCTGGGTAGGGAGGTGGACCTCTCCCCTTAA